Genomic DNA from Ictidomys tridecemlineatus isolate mIctTri1 chromosome 6, mIctTri1.hap1, whole genome shotgun sequence:
TAGAAGACAATCTTGCTAGCACCTGCTAGCCATCACAACTGTGAGGGAaaacaaatttctattgtttaggCCAccgaataaattggaaaaccccAAGTTTTTTGTTTAAGTTGtaatagacacaatacctttatttatttatttttatgtggtgctaaggccgCCTCAttcatactaggcaagcactcttccccTGAGCCACCATCACAGCCCAACCTAGTTGTTTTGTAGGAACTGATAAAAACCAGTATGCTGAAATGTAAAGAGCAATGGAGATAATAATACATCAAAGACTCTCAAGCCCACAAATAATAGATAaacctgaaataaaataataaaaaaatagttccTGGTAGGAAGGTTTGAGCTCATGGATAAATGGACTTGAAAATATTTggtgtgagtttttttttcccagtgactgAAAGTCATTAACACAGTTACAGAGGCTACTATAGTCCCACATGGAATGTACGAACAGTACCACACAACAAATAACTGTTAATAAAATGTAAACTGTGCCCtactgaatgaaaaataatagCTAATATATATGCTATTTATTCAGGAAACTACAGAAAAGTAAGATTTGGACCTTTTTAGTGgtctttttttaacttcatttttattttttagctgtagttggtgcaatacttttatttatttttatgtggggctgaggattgaacccaggatctcgcaCATGCTAgctgagtgctctaccattgagccacagcctcagtccTTTTTAGTGGTTCTTATACAACCAAAGATGGTTCTGACCTAATCCTGGTAGTTAAATATGTATTAATGCCTATGTGCAAGAAATGATGTTGGATATGGAGCATATGCAATTGAATCAGACACTAATCCTAGGCCTAAGAGTCACAGTGAAGAGATATGATACcacatttctttctatttttttttgggggggggggtgtaccagggattgaactcagggcacttgaccactaagccacatcccagctctattttgtattttattgagaaacaggttctcactaagttgctcagcacctcaccattgctaaggctggctttgaactcgcaatctacCTACCTCAGCCCCCTGAGATGTTGGAATTATaggggtgtgccactgtgtccagcatgATACCATATTTCATCAAATTAAAGAACTAACCATTTTAAAGGCATCATTTTATATACCACTAAGATGGAATAACACCAAGTAGACTATGACATCAATTTTAAGATATAATTAAACCTTAAAATATGGAGGGGGAAAATATACATGTgtattgatactggggattgaagccaggagtgCTTTGaaactgacctacatccctagcgctttatatttcttattttgaaacagggtctcaccaagttgctgaggttgtcctcaaacttgtgatcctcctgcctcagcctcccgtgttGTTGGGATTACACGCATATGCCACTATGAGTGGCTTAAAATATacatcttaaataaatgaaaaagaatatgaaaataaatagctAAAATGGAAAGAGTTGGAGAAGTCACAGGAGCTCACagaaaggataaaatatataCAGGTCTAATAACCAGGGAGCACTTCATGTAGTAGGGCATATTTAAGTCCACTTTTGAAAAAGATGGAACGACAGAGATTGAAGGAAGGAATATTTTCAGAATGAGGGAAATGCCAGTAGTAAGGATTAGAAGGAATAAAATGAGAGATTGCTACAGAGAAATATTTATAGAGATACACTGTTAAAAGCCAGAATGACCAGGATTAGGGGAACCTTGAATGTAGGTAGGCTAAAGAGGCTGAAATTGGCACATAGGTTGGAGGAATCACTGTCAAACTCTTTTTTTCAACTTAATACATTTTAGGGcaataatatacataaaacaatTGATTCAGGTTATATTTTAGGAAAGATAATTCAGTAGAAttgtacaaaaataaatgaaaattagaataaagaCCAAGAATCTGCATAAGAAACTGACACTCCAAATAAGAAGTTAAACATATCTAGATTTGATTAGTTACACTGGGAAAAAGATATGGTGGAACTATTttaacaaacagaaaaaataaaggaatgaaaagttTACACTCAAACAAGAACAAGTGCATTCTTGTTATATTGGTGAGTCACTCAGGTGATGTCCAACAGGGATCCAAGATGGTAAAGAATGAAGAAGTTGAAGTCTAGAAAGAGACCATCATCCAAAAAGAGGTAAACTCATAATTTAGATGAAACTccaaaaaggaagcaaaagaagGTACtacaagtaaatatttttgaggtGAGCATGCATTTAAAGCACTTAATTGCCTTATTACAAGCAGTTGTTTTCATATCTAACAATAATCTTACATTGACTCTTTATTGCTAATTTGAACACTATAAATCTGCAACGCGAACATGCACAGAATTataaaaagcaatacaaaaaaCAAGgcatttcattaattttcaacCTCCCACTTATGTGTGCGCATTTATAAgcttagtaaaaataataatccacATGTATGAAAGCAgctgaaataaaggtattgatgTAATTATAgagaattaatatttcatttcctAAGCAGTTTTAGCATGAACATTCAGTTATTTAGGTTGATCTAAGAATAATTGTAGTTATATTATCAAACTAtctaaaaaaatttgttttgaaaacagCATATTTGAAAATCAGCATTTTTAAATTAGGcaatttttcaagtattttgaaAGCATAAAGGCAATGCCATCCTGTACACACAAAAGTAAGGTCTCAAGTCACAcacagaataagaagaaaaatctatAAGTCTATGATGTTAAAACTTAATTGCACTGCAAACACACCAAGGGGCTTCAATTAAATTCTATTCATtttgactaaaatattttttgacaaaCTGTCCTCAAGAGTGATAGAGTGAGGgttgaaggaaaggaaagaaaaaaggtagaaaagaagaaatggaaggaagaaaagggaaggagaatCAACTCAGTAGAGCTAGCTAACAGTGTATAGGTGGTGAATACCATCCTGGTGCCCCCAAACAGATTCACTAAGCAAAGACAAGGAAGGAAATGGGTTTGTAATGGAAGCTACCATGACATAGACTGTTGAATATCATATGGCCTGTCTAACTGTGCatatattttttcagaatatatGAATGCTAAAGGAATCTGATAAGGAAGAAGCAGACTACCCGTTAGCCAAAGTAAACAGCACACAATCTGTATTCTGTATAAATGCTTGTATGAACTGAGAAGACAGATATTGAAGTATCATGTTAACAGCTTGTCAAAACATTTCTTGTGTTACTACTATATGACTGATTTTGCATTAGCAGAttctctcaaaggaaaaaaaatcaagtaacattttaaaattacttactGCACAATAACACTACAATTAAATTTAAACagagcaaaaaaaattttttaaaaatgtgaaataccTCAGTCTGACCTTCATGGGCACTGGTCTCATGAGTAACTCGAATAGCCTGTAATAAAAATACAAGGTATTTATAGAAACAAATGACTGtatccactttttaaaatgaaaacaataacaaagcTAAAGGTTAACACTGAAAgtcttttaaagaaacaaaaaattggaGGAAATTTAAGAATAGCTTATTACTAGATATTTCAGAATGATaactgagaaaagaaatgaactgCTGAACTTTTTACCCGCAGATCTCTGAAGACTTAGAAAACAGAATGGATGATTATGTATAATTTCCTTGGTGTAAGCAGGGTTTATTGAACTTATTTGTTGGAACACCTAACACTTTATTCACTTGAGAGAGAATAAAGTGAGCATCTCAGAGAGAAACTGAAGAAGCTTATCTATTTCTCCAAGTTCCATACAGCTCTGGCTGTGCATGCTTAAACATGCATTTTTCAGTTGACAATTTAGAAATGTGGAGTAAAAAGCATGCATTTATCAGAAGCTAGAGAATTTGGTTCCCTgacctttaaaaaacaaagaatgctcTTGTAATACCTATGATCAgcaaagatgcagagaaaatggGTACAATAGTAAACTGTAAATGAAAGTACAATCTTTATGAATGGCAATTTGGCAACAAGTATCAAAGCCTTAAAAATATGCAAACTGTATGCTCCAGCAATTTTTCTTGCaggaatttatatatttacattatacattataatatataattaaggATGTTTGCAAAGATTTAGTTATAATGATGTACCttacaatatttttttagatagtgaaaaagagggggaaaactattaaatttctaagaatatttaactggtttaaaaaaaagctatataATGAAAAGATATGCACAATTAAATGATAGTGCCAAATACATATTTACTggtatgtaatatatttttaataagttaaaaaagcaagggctggagatgtggctcaagcggtagcgcgctcgcctggcatgcatgcggcccgggttcgatcctcagcaccacatacaaagatgttgtgtctgccgaaaactaaaataaataaataaataaatatttttttttaaaaaaagcaagttaTAAAACAATATCACAGTGTGatcaaattttttttacatatttattttttagttgtagttggaaacaatacctctatttcattcatttatttttatgtggtgctgaggatcaaacccagggcctcacgcgtgctaggtgagcactctaccacagagccacaaccagccctcaagtttttttaaaaaatattgtatatatacatatatgctcCCTATAAAAATTACTAATGGTACCTATCTTTGGAGGGATTACTGATAACTTTCatgttgttcatttatttttattttttatttttggtcctggggactgaCTCCCAGAACCAACTTGTTCATTTGCTACAACcttcattgataaaataaaagaatgacaagAACTGATATTTCTTCTAACACTATTATAATGCTATCTATGAAATGATACAGTTATTTAAACTAGATTATATGGCCTGGCtattctaaaacaaaacatggaACCTGTTTTTTCCTTTCATGTTTAGCCTTCTTCCAAATTCTCAGTGAAAGACACATAGGATATTGCCAAGCATGTATTTATGATAATCATGGAAAGGTAAGGAATATTCAATCTTAAAATGCTTTATTAATTTGCAAACTCTATTTGTTTATTGAATTTTAGACACAGAAGTGgcaatttatcaatatttatggatATTTCAGTTACCTGAAATATACCAAAACTTTTTTAACTGATATGATAAATTCATACTTTGTCAGCACTGTGGTTTCAAGACAAATCCCCCAACAGAATCTATAATCCCACAAAACTTTGCCCATATATAAGATCAAGACAGAAAGAAGGTACCGACGTCATAGTTCTCGAGGTATCTGGCTCGTTCTTCAGGGCTCATTGACACTGACTCCTCCAAGAATTTTTTCAAGGTTGATCCAGATTCTGAGAatatcaaaaaagataaaattgaaaatgtttgaTATCACAGACACTGGTAAATAAAGATAATAGAAATTTGCTATCATTCAGGGAAAATCCTTTCATTGGTAAGTTAGGAATATAAGAATCTTGGGATAAATGATAGGGCCTAAGTCATATGTTCATTTGCTAAAAGCCTCgattaatgaaataaaagaatagcaaGGACTAATATTTCTTCTAACACTATAATAAATTCCCATTacaaaagagagaagggaaatgttTTATTCTATAGTTTGAAAAAACAGAATTAGAGCACCCTCTACTGCTCAATGAAATTAACCTATCTTAAGGGAGAAAAACAGCAGTAATGAAAAGTATTTACCAAAGTGCATCTTGTCTTTATTGTTCGCAATAGCATGGATCAGTCCAATTGTTCCACAGGCATTGCTGATTGTTTGCTTCATGAAATATACTGATGATGTAACATCCTGTccctgagattttattttttcctcctcttctgttcTGAAAACttcatactattttaaaaaaggtcaATAGTGTACATGTAagaaagaacacattaaaaaggactctataaaggaaaaatagaaatgatgaaacttattttaaaggaagaaaagggccagcacagtggtgcacacctgtaatcctagctacttcggaggctgaggcaggattgcaaattcaaagctagtctcagcaatttaacaaggccctaagcaacttagcgagatcctgtctccaaataacaaataaaaaaggggctggggggggaaaaaaacgGGCTGGGATGTGACCCCGTGCcatggtaaagcattcctgggttcaatctctggaacaaaaaaaaatacagtaaaataaaataaaaggtttaaagtaaaagaattaaTTTATCATCTACCAGACTAACAAAAGATTGAATAACAATATGCAGGTAATATCCAGTAATGATAGGACATAGGGGAAAAGGCATTCTCATATGCCATTATTAGAAGACATTTGTACAGCCATGCTTGAGGATTAAGTATACACATTCTCCAACAAGCAATTTCCTTTATAGAAGTTTGGTTTAAGACATAATCTTTCAAATGTACAATTAAGGGTGGCAATGTAGCTCAATACttgatgcttgcctagcatgtacaaggaccTAGGTTGGATCCCCAGTTCTACATAAGAAACATATATATGTTGTATCACTTTAGGATGTTTTTGTACaattatatgtatgtacatatataattgtgtgtgtgttacGCAGTTTTAGGaacataaagtagaaaaattctAATTCTAGCTTTGGTTAATATATTATAGTATATATTAATAGAATACTATAAAGCAttttaagatgaataaattaTAGATCTACATATTCTGATCAAAagtctatatataattataatgttatCAGTCAATATATTAATGtgatttccatttatatttttaaaatatttactttatatgtGCATTAAAAAGTCTGAAAGGGGCCAGGAGTGGTAGCacccgcctataatcccagtagctcaggagaatgaggcaaaaggatcaaTGCCTGccgcagcaacttagcaaggtgagaccctgtctctaaataaaaatacaaaatagtacagGGGAtatgctcagtggtcgagtgttcctgagttcaatccctggtaacaactacaaaaaaaaagtctgaaaggTATAAAAAACTTAAGAAGTTATCTTTAGGccaaaaaaattacttaaagacTTTTCACTTtctaacttttacattttttttattgttcaccACCAGCAAAACCCTATTCCCTTTTTGATAACCATACTATATGAACAATCATACACTATCCATAATTAACATTCTCAGAGATCTACAATAACTGGTTATAAAAGCAATCTCACATAATGATAAATATCAAAACTGTGGGCTCTACAGCTTATGGTACCTGGGCCCAAAACCTGGCTCAGCCATTCTTACCTATGCAATTTCAGCAAATTACTTAATgtctctgaacctcaatttcctgATTGCAAAAAagggtttaaaaataataaaagagaatgaaaaaatgagagaggagaagaaaaaggcaaagaataTAAAGATGATTTTATTGTTGTGTTTATTGTGTTTCTATAATTTTCAGATTTCAATAAGGTAGGAGTCAGCAAATTATAAAACATGCTAAATCTGCCCACTGCCTGTTCTGTAGCTATTTTCAAGGCAAAGTTTAATAGCTAGAACAGAGATTCTAAAGCTTCCAAAgccaaaataattattatttggtcctttatagaaaaattttgaTGATCCCTGTAATAAAGGACACAAATGGTATCTATAGAAAaccaagaatttaaaaactgGTTCTGGGCTGGcgttggggctcagcagtagagtactcgcttaccacatgcaaggccctggtttcgatcctcagcatcacataaaaataaataaaggtattgtgtccaactataactaaaaaataaattaaaaactggttctgtgaggctgggattgtggctcagcagtagagcgctcacctagtatgggcgggacccgggttcagtcctcagcaccaaataaaaataaaggcattgtgttgtgtccatctacacctaaataaataaaataaattaaaaataaataaataaaataaaaactggttCTAAAGACAAATGTatgtatgctttaaaaatatgaatttcatgggctggggatatggcttagttagtaaagtgcttgccttgcatacacaaggccctgggtttaatccctagcaacacacacacacacacacacactatatatatatatatatatatatatacacatatatatacacacacacacatatatatataatatcatgaatgtgcttttatttttttaaattttttttaattgttgatagacctttattttatttatttatatgcagtgctgagaatcaaacccagtgcctcacacatgctaggcaagtgcgctaccactgagccactaccccagccctgatgaatgtgtttttaaataaaagatttaagCTACATTTTCAGAATAAGTAAACCTTAATTCACTGAAAGGAAATGAATTGATAAGAACTGTGGAAAGGTTCCATATATTAAGGTCTTAATACCAAAATGTTTATACG
This window encodes:
- the Uchl3 gene encoding ubiquitin carboxyl-terminal hydrolase isozyme L3 isoform X2, with the translated sequence MDPELLSMVPRPVCAVLLLFPITEKYEVFRTEEEEKIKSQGQDVTSSVYFMKQTISNACGTIGLIHAIANNKDKMHFESGSTLKKFLEESVSMSPEERARYLENYDAIRVTHETSAHEGQTEAPSIDEKVDLHFIALVHVDGHLYELDGRKPFPINHGKTSDETLLEDAIEVCKKFMERDPDELRFNAIALSAA